The stretch of DNA CTCGACTAAAGTAGTGCAGACAGATGAACTCAACCAGCAGTAAAGAGAGATCTTTCCAATAATATCAGCACGCTCCTTGTTCTATCAACAACCACCAGGTGTTTCAGGGCTTAAGATGAGAATCATAATATAACCAAGTTGTATGCAGAAAGAGATTGAAAAACAGACCTTGTAAATGCCACTTCTACTAAGCCAGACAATTTGGTCGAGGAACAAAAATGTGGATATTAGGGCATTACTTGACTGGAAGATGCAAAAGTGTTAAAATTAATCAGATTTCTCAGTTAAAAATTCAATCTATAAAGTATACAACCAATGGCTTCAACGAACCTTTCCCAGCAGAACAAGGGGAAGAGGAGTTCCAGCAGGAGTGGGGCTAATAAGAGAATGCAAACCATTTACAAACTGCAAGACAAAGAAGCCAGCACATATGTCAACTTCATAGCTTGATTGTACGACCCAAGATGATAGGAAAATGAACCACCGGTGTTGCATATTTGGTGTTAGATTTGGTTTGGAGAATGGGTTCGAGTGTGATAAATGCTACTAGGGCTTCAAATATAAAGCACTCTGTTGACCTATATTGCAAGCAAATTCCGTTTCAGTTCAAATGACTTGATCCGGGGATCATTCGGCAGAACCTCAAAACATACACCCATGAGTTGATTATCATCCTTCCCGAAATGTATACAGATGCACAAACTAATTTTCATGACATAATCAGATTACTGTAGCTACAAACAATTTTCAAGTATAACCTTGAAGAGACGAAAGACTTTTCTGGCCGAGCTGGTTGATTTGTCAACATTTTGAGCAGTACCAGGCTCTCCATTACTTACAAACTTTGAACCATATTGGATTGCCCTGCATATCTTATCCCTGGCTTCTGCTTTGTTCAAATATAGGACTAGCAGGGCAAGTTCAGTCCTTGGAATGTCTAGCGTACCCATGGTTTACCTGCAGAACAGTGGATATGAAGTCGAACAATCAccaggaaaaaaaaaactttttcaaaGTTTATGCCTGTTATTTATAATCACAAAGCACCTCTTAACCAAAGACGACCTAAACCAATGATGATTAACTTAAAGATACAAAATTAGATGCAGATAAAACAGGTGCATTGAGTTAATGGTCATAATACAGAATATTAACCCCGCAGGTCACCTGGAAACCGTCTCAATGTAAAGCTATCACATGGGTTACATTCACCCCTCTCGCTTTGCCATTTGCGAGACCCCCTTTAGTCATTGAGGTCATGTTGTCATTGGTGGTGGTGTTAAAACCTCCCGTAcccaaaaagtgtgtttattTTGAATGCCCTTACAAGTTACAACAAGTCCTAAAACGATTTGGGATTGACTAAGTTGTATGCTACCGCCTAGGTGAAGTAAAAAGCAATTAACAAGTAGAAAAgacaaaaagatgaaaaaaaaaaaaaaaataaagcaaGATAAGTGACATAAACAAGTATTAAGAGAAGCAGAAAAAAAAAGGACATAGACAATGAGGAAAATCTTCTGTAAAGAGTTAAGAAGACATTTAAACAGGTAAATAATTGTTAAAAAAtcaaaagaatgaattaatacaaACATCGGGGACGAAAAAGAAGAgattcaaatgagaagaaaaagATGTACAAGAATAAAGCAACATAAAAATAATGTTGACTTTCTCATCCATGTGATTTTTTATATTTCTTACGCTGAAACACAATATTTTCTTAAATCCCAAGTACACACATAGCCTTCAATCACCCTCATTAATGTTTCTCAAGGTCTTCCCTAACCTTCAGAATCTTAACACTTTCAGGACTACTAACCTAATTTACGGCCAAGCAAAATTTACCATGTATAACTTGAGGAGAAGAATAAAAACAACAAACATTAGATACTTCCCTGTATCATTACAAATTTACAAGTAATATACTAATATGTGAAATTCTCAACTTAAACCCAACAAGAAAAAGCAATAATAAGGATGCTGTATAAGCAGTCTGTTCAGTCGTTTTCCTCTTAACATATACTTCCGATAAATTTTGTCCCCAGAAAACCGCCCTCAGGCTGAAAAGAAATAGCTCTATATGTCCAAGGCTCTAAACTTCAGTGAAAAATGATGATACGTGCCACATGGTATTACATATACCAATCACCTTTCACAAAACTATACAATAAATATACTTTAGTTGTGTTCTGGGATATATGACAAGACATAATTCAAAACCAGAGTCCAGATGAGAACATCGCCTTTCAGTCTTTCACCCAAATGCACGGCTAAAAGCCGATTGAGACCAACTTTCAGGCAACAATTAACAACTTGTAGCCTGGCACACACAGTGTAGGAAAAGGTCAATACCATTTGCACCAGTGAAATATAAAAACTATCCATACCACACGAATACCCAATTGCATCAGCTCAAGATTCCCAAAAGATCCAAACTTTCCACTGGAATAAGATCAAACAACTGAAACACCTCCCGATTCCGGTAGTTACTAGGGTCTTAAGGATTAGCAGAGACTGTTCTCAAGTTAATATCACTAAAGATCACAACTTTACACCACTTTCATCCATTACTCAAGACTAACCACTTGTCATGAAGCTAAAATcacaaaaaaacagaaaatctAAGATCATTCCAAGTAACAACTTGTATGTACAAGACTACAAATTTTTGTGTAAGACGATCTTACACAAGAAGTTTGTAAAACGGACTTTTTATAAGTAACTTTGTACTCTAATGGGTCATGATATTGGTATAATAGGATCCATTTTACACAATATttatgtaaaaccgtctcacacaagaatAATCGAATATTACAAAATCACATCATAAAGTCAACTGATAATTCTTGACTTCAACCCATCATTTTCTCAACCAAAACCCAAATCATTaattttcaaaacacaaaaaaaagacACATAGTATGAACAATGTAAAAAACACAACAAATCACATCATTTAAGTAAAATAAGACAAAGCAGATTCATCAAGAAATACAGATAcccataaaataaaaaaataaaatgaaaagatgAAATCTTGTTAACAAGTATGACAAAAAAATACCTACTCAAAAAgattaattatataaaaataataaagggTTTTGAGAATATCCCAAATTCAGAATATACCTGGAATTTTGCAATATATTGTATTCTGGCTTTGTTTTGATGCTAATTAAGCGTAAGCAAAGAGGGTTTATTGTGTCAATTTATGCTGATTAACCCAATTAAAATTTGCAATCCCTCTTATTTGTTTCCCCTTCTGGGTTTGTTTGGTATGATCAAAAGTTTGGTTTACCAGAATACCAGCCAAATGCAATTTCATGATCAGATCTTGACCGTTCATTATTCCTGAATTTTTGGATGATTCGGTAACTCTTACGTTAGTCAAAATTAACTAACGCGGTTAAATGAAGCGCAAGGTCAATAGTATGGAGTATGTGGAAAAGGGGGTTCGAACCAGTCATTTATCATCACGATAAAtatcttaaccactagactagaCTAGACTAAGGTCCTGGTTTCTTTTGATTTATTTTCACCATCATTTGcggtttaaatttcaaattattCGATTCAAATTCGATTTCGATTCATTAATTCAATTATtcaattcgattcgattcaatttcgattcgattcattttaTTCGATTCATCAAATTTTTccaaattcattcattcaaatttCACTTCACTTGATTCAAATTTCCACTAAATTCAGCCAATTTTAATTTTgcgaatcttaaacttaatagtttttattaatattatattaatattaatattaatattttattattatttattatttatttatttgttattattattattattattattaattaattaatcatcctcattattgttattattataaatattatagttattaaaatcaataatattcatattaatataattaatactattattattattattattattattattattattattattatgaatatgaatattaattaataataatattattaataacattgttaattttaatattactattattaatacctaattattttttcatatacaaactttactctttcacacaCACTTTTTCATAATATTCTATTCTGTACCCTTTTCACCTGAAACTGAACCAAGtgaactcttaaatcaatatttttccctaaaacttaatttaattgctcaaatgacttaaaacttacaagatgaattctaatttttaaaataattaatttgcttgttatcaattattaatattatttgttgagttttaattaatcaaccaaattttatttatttgttaaagatgaaattagggtctgtcgatttttatttatctaattaattaaattaggattgttggtgcTTTGTGGTGGTTACCTAATCtgtcaaattaggatgataaacggctagactttgaacatcaatctagcaaattggtgctccattatttcacctaattagattgatggcgaaccgtggttcatggtggctacctagttaatcactcaaattagtttaattactattattattagggcagagtacggatcgggtatttgatccaaagtgctagttcggatcggatatccatattagaaatcctgaagttagatatccaatatccaaaccaaatgtctcggatatccaatgttcgggtatccaaaataatcggttcggatgcggatatccatcggatatccatacttttgaatttactttaaaattaagtttgaaacacggttatattcatagttttacatgatgattttctttcaTATTCTTATTACAATATTCTCGctataaaatttaagtaccacctagatatttctctaatattttaaacattaattaagttgttgtatcaaataaaatttattttctcgaaattatactagaaaactatagtttcggatcagatcggatatccaaatgttttaattctaatatccatatccaaaccaaaaccaaagatttcggatcagatatccaaaccaaacttaactttcggatcggatatccaaaaattcggatcggattcggatcggatatcggatcagtttggataatcagattttttgctcagccctaattattattattattattattattattattattattattattattattattattattattattattattattattattattattattattattaatgttcttcttcctcttcttcttctaataataataatagtaacggATTTTCTAatatgtgccctaagggcacatgatAATAATCTAATTAGGGAAATATTGTTGTGAATATTTCATGATAAATTAGAGTTGAAACTcatatttaccataattagtgtAATAATCTTCAAAATCTTCTCCTATTTAGCTTATTatcatgtgccctaagggcacatgttagaaaaaccctaatagtaataattataataattataattataattataattataataataatattaatattaatattattattaatattattattaatattaatacatataataataataataattattattattatttattatatttagtattaatattaatattaatattatttcaaTTCAATTTAGCTCTAATCAGCTTAGTTCGATTCAAATTTCTCAttcattcgattgattcgattcggctctcggctccattcgattcaGTTAAATTTTTCGATCCACTCGattcggctccattcgattcgattcgattcgattcactctaaaaagtcagaaagaacagggcctaagattTTTTGGTAAGTAacttatttttaattattttaattagtgaTTATATTATAATATTAAGACAGACTTAAGTAAGCAAAATTTGGGTCCCCCACGGCCCGACCCGTCCACGGGTCACTTTTGGCCCGACCCGCCCTCTTTCCTGGGCCAGTTTTGGGTCCCCCCATGTCAAGCCGGACTCGCCCTAGGCCCGCCCCTCAGTTCTTTCTTCTTTTGCCTGACCTGTTCGTCTGACCAGCCCTAGACGATACTATTATAGTTCTCTCTAAGTAAGAACATACTCCAAGCTCTTTCGAGAGAATCGAGACCATCACCTCAAGTGTGGCCACAGAGCCTTATATGTACAAACACTAACTTAGGCATCGAAGAGGGCCTCGTTGAAACCCCCCCGAGCCTTGTTTGTATGTGTGCGACTGTGCACAAGTCACCTCGGAGATGAGAAGGCAATCCATCATCCCCGAAAGCCTCAACAAGGATAGTGTCGATCCAGAGCATCTTGGATAAACACATAACAGAAGTGATCCATCATTAGATTTTAGTTTTTTAGTTTTTTCGGATAATAGCACAATTTCAAAGAATAAAGGGAAGCATTATAATGATTAATCTAAGATCACAAATTGGTTAGATGTTCACATAATTCACATTATATATCATTTTCCAAGCTGATTTGGAACATAAAACAAGTGGATACAAAATTTACAAGTATGGTACATGATTCCACCATTAGCACACAACACTTAACTTAAGCTACTAGTTTACATCATTCCCCTTCCCTTACAAGTTCCAGTTTCATAGAGGCTATGAAACATGGATCCTCATACAAATACACTTTCTCATTTCCTGCCAAACAAGCTCTTCAACCTGCTTCTTTCGAGTCGATCAAGCAACTTCTTAGCACCAGGATCATCCATCTCTATCAACTTCTTCAAATACCCGATTGCCCCATACGACACCATGAGCTTCTTGCATCTCTTGCTCAACGAGAGGGCTAGCAAGCATGCCACGGCGTATTTCTTGGCCGTATTTTCTAGGTTTGGGTCAAGTAACTCGACCAAGTTAGGTACACTCTTGtcatccttcttcacttccctacAACTATGTGAAAGAGTCATTAGGGTTGAAAGTGCTTGAGCTGCAATCTCTCTAGCACCATTACTCTTTGCTTCAAGCATCTTTATAAGCCAAGGAATACAACCCGCTTCGACCACTAGTTTCTTCATCTCGGCTGAGATACAAATCCGGCAAATCGTTGATGAGGCCGCTATTTGGGCACCTAATGACCCAGATTTAAGTACATGAACTATCCTTGGGAAAAACCCGAGTGATTCCAACGATTCTATGGGTACGGATCCTATCAAGTTCCTCAATGCTCCAACCGCGGGTTCTTGAGGCAACGGCCCGTCTAAATACCCGAGTAGGCTTGGGATTCCCCCCTCGGACACAACGGACCGACGAAGGGTTTCGTTACTTGCTGTCAAATTCTGCAAGCATTCTGCTGCATATTCCTTAGATCCCAATAAGATTCCACAATCAAGAAGATCAAGCATGACTCGCACGAAACCTTCTTCCACTAATACCTGTCTCACCTCAGGAATAACTGATATATTTCTCAGTGTACAAGCTGATGCAACTTGTGAAATAGAATCACCATTTTTGCATATCTCAATCAAGGGTCTGATCCCACCGTGCCCAACTATGGTTCGACCTGTTTCATTTGACATCGATAGCCTCTGAAGGGAGATGGTTGCCTTCTGTTTTGCAGTTGTACTACCAGATTCCACTAGTCTTATAAGTGGTGGAAGAACTCCTTCTGAAACTAGCCAATTTTCACATGATCCCGATTCTATCAATGAGCAAATAACACCGACAGTCTTCTCTCGGATTCCAGGAGAGGTCACTGTTAATAACTGAACTAAAGCAGTTACATTGCTTCTTCCTAGAACAGTCAGCACATTTTTCTCGTCCTCCTTCATGATCTCAAGAAGGGTATCGAGGGCCTTGTGTTTTGCTTCTAAATGCCCGATTTGCAGTCGGGCAAGCAACTCGCTAATACTGCTATGAGTCGAATTATTTGATTGATCGGATGATGAACATGATGAAGTACAAGGCATTGTCACCTCACCTAGGACACCGGTTTTGATTAATAGACCAAAATCCCGGAGATTCAAGTCTAATTTCCCGGATAACGAATCAAGGTTACTCTGCATCTTGAGCTTTCCCTCATACTTCTCGTTAATTATCATTTCGGCCAGCTCAATAGCCTCGTTTAGCGTGTTTGACACAGCCTGCAATTGCTCCTTACAAAGAGTGTTCTTTGAAAAACAAGGGTGGGTACATAAATTTGACAAATAAGACGGAATTTGCTCCAGCTTTGATACGATCACCTTCCATCTCCCTGGAAACCCCTTGACTTGTTTCGATATATTAAGCACCGTCGGAACAAGCTCTTCAACATGTAACAACCATTCCTCAGCTGTCATATCACTCACTCTATCCACACACTCTTTCTCTTCCACCACCATAGCTACTTAATTAAGGATATCCACAGATTTTGATCACTTGATCTCAAAAAGGCTGCAATTCAATTACGACAATTTCTCAGTTTGACGAAATGAGAGAAACTTACAAGCCAGGTATTCTTTTGTGATTGAAACTTTACAGGACagcaatgataaatgaaaataatGCGCACATTAAAAAAATCCAAAATTTTGCGAATTGTTGTACGGAGTATATAATATGATGGGATGTTTATAATTATAATAGAAAGTTCGTAAAAGTGGCTTCAAGAGGAGGTAAACAAAGAGAGAAAACATATGATATGGTTTTCTAGAATCTTATAGGAGTGCATATCACAGGAAGCCTGTTTAACATAAAAATCGATGTACCAATAACAAAGCCCCACCAATGTTTTTTTGTAAAAGCAAAATCATCCATTGCACATGACAGTTCATCTAAAGGCCAAAATAATGCGGAATCGGGTAACATAACCGTCATTCAAAGCACAAAAAATACTAGATAGTGAAAGCAAAACTATTCCCCCTTCGAAAAAGTTACTAAATTATGTCTTCTTAATatcaaatactccgtattaacAACAAAGCATGAATGTAGAGGCTCATTTATCACTGTCAATCTACTGACAGTGATGGGTTTACTTACCTATTGGGCTACCCCGCTAACAAAGGTAGTATAATGGTATAATTTGTCGACGAAACAAAAGGACTAAGCTACCATGACACAGATTACACTTAAGATACCAAAAGGTAGCCAAAAGATGAggattaaagaaaataaaaggggGTTGTTGGTGAGATTATTAAACCGACAACTTTACT from Silene latifolia isolate original U9 population chromosome 10, ASM4854445v1, whole genome shotgun sequence encodes:
- the LOC141605147 gene encoding peroxisomal membrane protein 11C-like, yielding MGTLDIPRTELALLVLYLNKAEARDKICRAIQYGSKFVSNGEPGTAQNVDKSTSSARKVFRLFKFVNGLHSLISPTPAGTPLPLVLLGKSSNALISTFLFLDQIVWLSRSGIYKNKERADIIGKISLYCWLSSSVCTTLVEVGELGRLSASMKKLEKELKGKDKHENEQYKGKVQKYNDRSLALVKAAMDVVVAAGLLQLAPTTINARVTGAFGFASSLISCYQLLPARPKSKTS
- the LOC141605148 gene encoding uncharacterized protein LOC141605148, with translation MVVEEKECVDRVSDMTAEEWLLHVEELVPTVLNISKQVKGFPGRWKVIVSKLEQIPSYLSNLCTHPCFSKNTLCKEQLQAVSNTLNEAIELAEMIINEKYEGKLKMQSNLDSLSGKLDLNLRDFGLLIKTGVLGEVTMPCTSSCSSSDQSNNSTHSSISELLARLQIGHLEAKHKALDTLLEIMKEDEKNVLTVLGRSNVTALVQLLTVTSPGIREKTVGVICSLIESGSCENWLVSEGVLPPLIRLVESGSTTAKQKATISLQRLSMSNETGRTIVGHGGIRPLIEICKNGDSISQVASACTLRNISVIPEVRQVLVEEGFVRVMLDLLDCGILLGSKEYAAECLQNLTASNETLRRSVVSEGGIPSLLGYLDGPLPQEPAVGALRNLIGSVPIESLESLGFFPRIVHVLKSGSLGAQIAASSTICRICISAEMKKLVVEAGCIPWLIKMLEAKSNGAREIAAQALSTLMTLSHSCREVKKDDKSVPNLVELLDPNLENTAKKYAVACLLALSLSKRCKKLMVSYGAIGYLKKLIEMDDPGAKKLLDRLERSRLKSLFGRK